Proteins from a genomic interval of Papaver somniferum cultivar HN1 chromosome 4, ASM357369v1, whole genome shotgun sequence:
- the LOC113276305 gene encoding protein DETOXIFICATION 49-like, translating into MCRVSSSSSSTTVPSCECNSDQPYLISIKDDDSQLVVKQLQQENKLYTHLLPKFSKQNDQVAVSNKTHVALAFTECRSIANIALPMILTGLLLYSRSMVSMLFLGYLGELSLAGGALAIGFANITGYSILSGLAMGMEPICGQAYGAKKLHLLGLCLQKTILMLLSISVPIGFLWLNMKKILIFFGQDEDISSEAQLYILYTLPDLFLQSILHPLRIYLRSQSITLPLSYCATFAIILHVPINYFLVSYLGLGIRGVALSGIWTNFNLVGSLIIYIIVSGVYKKTWNGLSSECLKEWQSLLNLAIPSCISVCLEWWWYEIMILLCGLLINPRATVASMGVLIQTTSLIYIFPSSLSFAVSTRVGNELGANQPKKARLAALMGLCCSFSLGFSALIFATMVRNVWASMFTTDLEIIKLTAMVLPIIGLCELGNCPQTTLCGVLRGTARPKIGANINLGAFYLVGMPVAVGLSFYCGYDFKGLWFGLLAAQSSCVVLLLIVLGRTDWELQAIRAKELTKNSPVLGDNDDDDDTNDIVKETREEEKKMMTDDIKKDLSTPLITNKDDQLSLV; encoded by the coding sequence ATGTGTAGagtaagttcatcatcatcatcaacaactgtTCCAAGTTGTGAATGCAACTCAGACCAACCATACCTGAtctcaatcaaagatgatgacTCACAACTAGTTGTAAAGCAACTACAACAAGAAAATAAACTTTACACTCATTTGCTACCTAAATTCTCAAAACAAAATGATCAAGTAGCAGTTTCGAACAAGACCCATGTTGCATTAGCGTTTACAGAATGCAGATCTATAGCAAACATAGCATTACCAATGATACTCACTGGGTTATTGTTGTATTCTCGTTCAATGGTGTCAATGCTTTTTCTGGGTTATCTTGGCGAGTTATCCTTGGCTGGTGGTGCTTTAGCTATTGGTTTTGCCAACATCACTGGTTATTCCATCCTTTCTGGTTTAGCTATGGGAATGGAACCCATTTGTGGTCAAGCTTACGGAGCTAAAAAGCTTCACTTGCTTGGTCTCTGCTTGCAGAAAACGATTTTGATGCTATTATCAATTTCAGTTCCAATTGGATTTCTCTGGTTGAATATGAAAAAAATTCTCATCTTTTTTGGTCAAGATGAAGATATATCAAGTGAAGCTCAATTATACATTTTATATACACTCCCTGATCTTTTCCTTCAATCCATACTCCATCCGTTGAGAATCTATCTCCGTTCGCAATCGATAACTCTTCCGTTGAGTTACTGTGCTACTTTCGCAATCATTCTTCATGTGCCCATCAACTATTTCCTTGTTTCGTATCTTGGTCTGGGCATTAGAGGTGTTGCTCTGAGTGGAATTTGGACTAACTTCAATCTTGTTGGATCTTTAATCATCTACATTATCGTCTCCGGCGTGTATAAAAAGACATGGAACGGTTTGTCATCGGAATGTTTAAAAGAATGGCAATCACTTCTAAATTTAGCAATTCCGAGTTGCATTTCGGTTTGCTTAGAATGGTGGTGGtacgaaatcatgattttgctTTGCGGTTTATTGATTAATCCAAGAGCAACAGTTGCATCAATGGGCGTTCTGATTCAAACAACTTCTCTAATCTACATTTTCCCGTCGTCACTAAGTTTCGCCGTGTCGACAAGAGTTGGAAACGAATTAGGCGCAAATCAACCAAAAAAAGCGAGATTAGCAGCTCTAATGGGTCTATGTTGTAGCTTCTCATTGGGTTTTTCAGCTCTAATTTTTGCAACAATGGTGAGAAATGTATGGGCAAGTATGTTCACAACAGATTTAGAGATAATCAAATTAACAGCAATGGTGTTGCCTATAATTGGATTATGCGAATTAGGTAATTGTCCACAGACAACCCTTTGCGGGGTTTTACGGGGCACGGCGAGACCGAAAATCGGTGCTAATATCAATCTAGGCGCATTCTATTTAGTTGGAATGCCAGTAGCTGTTGGATTAAGCTTTTACTGTGGATATGACTTTAAAGGATTATGGTTTGGATTATTAGCAGCACAGAGTTCTTGCGTTGTGTTGTTGCTGATTGTTTTGGGAAGAACAGATTGGGAATTACAAGCTATAAGAGCTAAAGAATTAACTAAAAATTCTCCTGTTCTTGGTGAtaatgacgatgatgatgatactAATGACATTGTCAAAGaaacaagagaagaagagaaaaagatgaTGACAGATGATATTAAGAAGGATTTGTCGACTCCGTTAATTACGAATAAAGACGATCAATTATCATTGGTTTAA